The Candidatus Methanomethylophilaceae archaeon genome contains a region encoding:
- a CDS encoding 30S ribosomal protein S2, translating to MSMPINTDLLVAEDIYLTSGVHIGTQQKSADMKDFIYKVRQDGLYVLDVKKTDERIRAAASFLSRYDPRRILVVSARQYGQKPAREFSRAIGAPAFAGRFVPGTLTNPANPNFIEPEVLVVTDPAADKQALNEALNLGIPIVAMCDANNETRNVDLVVPTNNKGRRALACIYWLLAREVLVARGNLKDPEDFQMQIEDFEAKLV from the coding sequence ATGTCCATGCCCATCAACACCGACCTTCTGGTCGCAGAGGATATCTACCTCACCTCTGGAGTCCACATCGGAACCCAGCAGAAATCCGCAGACATGAAGGATTTCATCTACAAGGTCAGGCAGGACGGGCTTTACGTGCTCGACGTCAAGAAGACCGACGAGAGGATCAGGGCCGCGGCATCCTTCCTGTCCCGCTACGACCCCAGGCGCATCCTCGTCGTTTCCGCCAGGCAGTACGGGCAGAAACCCGCCAGAGAGTTCTCCAGAGCCATCGGAGCTCCCGCTTTCGCCGGACGTTTCGTTCCCGGAACCCTCACCAACCCTGCCAACCCCAACTTCATCGAGCCTGAAGTCCTCGTCGTTACCGACCCTGCCGCCGACAAGCAGGCTCTCAACGAGGCTCTCAACCTCGGAATCCCGATCGTCGCGATGTGCGATGCCAACAACGAGACCCGCAACGTCGACCTCGTCGTCCCCACCAACAACAAGGGAAGGCGCGCTCTGGCCTGCATCTACTGGCTCCTCGCAAGGGAAGTCCTGGTCGCCCGCGGCAACCTCAAGGACCCCGAAGACTTCCAGATGCAGATCGAAGACTTCGAAGCCAAGCTCGTCTGA